A single genomic interval of Buteo buteo unplaced genomic scaffold, bButBut1.hap1.1 HAP1_SCAFFOLD_319, whole genome shotgun sequence harbors:
- the LOC142028378 gene encoding uncharacterized protein LOC142028378, which produces CAAAPPRRVLPPCGQSVVLQPGVRAPALSPPARRPGAPWRRAGRGSRRQRASAGTAGEASDPLRRGRGVPPGRPGLAGREAAKRPPRQAPGPPEASRARAAPGSSPRADRREEGTEAGTPQARPTGAFPRVAGAPTRRGGNRACAAALLALPSSRSALRQLGSRACAVGLLRRSPLLPGNQSATRRLGHRACAALRFTALALLPSNRSALRQLGNRACAVRLLRRSPLLPGNQSATRRLGHRACAAARFTALHLLPGNQNAALAFGCRACAVAPFAALLLLPGNQNAVQRLGSRACAVAARFSCALFRHLLSRARYCGWGAAHARWRVVPSARRCHPATNGRYCSSEAASARGCPGPARAVRR; this is translated from the coding sequence gtgcgcagcagcgccgccgcgtcgggtgctgccgccttgtgggcaaagtgtggtactgcagcccggcgttcgcgcgccggctctgAGCCCTCCGGCGCGCCGtccgggagcaccgtggcggcgcgcagggcgcgggtctcggcggcagcgggcgagcgccgggaccgcgggtgaggcgagcgatccgctccggcgggggcgAGGGGTGCCTCCTggccggccggggctggcgggacgggaagctgcgaagcggccgccgcggcaggctcccggtccgccggaggcgagccgggccagggcagcgccgggcagttccccgagagccgatagaagggaagaggggacggaggcgggcaccccgcaggcgcggccaacgggcgccttcccccgagtcgccggagctccgacacggcgtggcggcaaccgcgcatgcgcggcggcgctcctgGCGTTGCCCAGCAgccggagcgcgttacggcagctcggcagccgcgcatgcgcggtgggccttttacggcgctcgccgctgttgcccggcaaccaaagcgcgacacgacgcctcggccaccgcgcatgcgcggctctgcggtttacggcgctcgcgctgttgcccagcaaccggagcgcgttacggcagctcggcaaccgcgcatgcgcggtgcgccttttacggcgctcgccgctgttgcccggcaaccaaagcgcgacacgacgcctcggccaccgcgcatgcgcggctgcgcggtttacggcgctccacctgttgcccggcaaccaaaacgcggcacTGGCTTtcgggtgccgcgcatgcgcggtggcgccttttgccgccctcctgctgttgcccggcaaccaaaacgcggtacagcggctcgggagccgcgcatgcgcggtagcggcgcgtttctcctgcgctctcttccgccacctattgaGCAGAGCTCGGTACTGcggctggggtgccgcgcatgcgcgctggcgcgttgtgccaagcgctcgccgctgccaccccgcgaccaatggtcggtactgcagctcggaggctgcgagtgcgcggggctgccccggtcctgcacgtgccgtccgacggtaa